The Curtobacterium herbarum genome contains the following window.
TCCGCCGCATCGCCGGGCTCTTCGTCCCGCACCGTCGCTCGATCAGCCTGACCGTGGTCCTCGTCCTCATCGGTGCCGCCGTCTCGGTGATCCCGCCGCTCCTGACCCAGCAGGCCTTCGACCGCGGGCTCTTCCCGCCCGGCGGACGCCCCGACGTGCCCGTGCTCGCCGTGCTCGTCGGCGGGATGATCGGGCTGTGGATCCTGAGCGCCGGCATCGGCGTCTGGCAGACCTACCTGACCGCGACGGTCGGCAACAAGGTCATGGGCGCCATGCGGATGCGGCTGTTCGGACACCTGCAGCGGATGGAGCTCGCGTTCTTCACGCGGACCAAGACCGGCGTGATCCAGAGCCGGTTGCAGAACGACGTCGGCGGCGTCGCCAGCGTCCTGAACAACACCATCTCGTCGGTGCTCGGCAACACCGTGACGGTCATCGCCGCCGTCGTCGCGATGCTGCTGCTGAGCTGGCAGATGACCCTCGTGGCCGTCGTGCTGCTGCCTCTGCTCGTCATCGCGCAGCGGAAGGTCGGCAAGGTCCGCGCCCGGATCGCCGCGCAGACGCAGGAGTCGCTGTCGGACATGACGTCCATCACGCAGGAGACCCTGAGCGTGTCGGGGATCCTGCTCGCGAAGAGCTTCAACCAGCAGCGCAGCGAGATCCACCGCTACGGCGACGAGAACCGCAACCAGATCGGCCTGCAGGTCCGCCAGCAGATGTCCGGTCAGTGGTTCTTCGCGATCGTGCAGATCTTCCTGTCGATCATCCCCGCGGTGATCTACCTGGTGGCCGCGTACCTGATCGAGGGCGGGGTCCCGATCACCGCCGGCACGATCGTGGCCTTCACGACCGTGCAGTCCCGGTTGCTCTTCCCGACGGTCGGTCTGCTCCGGGTCGTGCTCGACCTGCAGACCTCCGGCGCCCTGTTCGCCCGCATCTTCGAGTACTTCGACCTCGAACCGGCGATCACGGACTCGGCCACCGCGAAGCCGGTCGACGAGCGACGTGTCGGGCACGTGGCGTTCGACGACGTCTCCTTCGCCTACCCGGACGGCGAGCCGGACAAGCCGACCCTGCGCGGTGTCTCGTTCGAGCTGCAGCCGGGCCAGTTCGCGGCGTTCGTCGGACCCTCCGGAGCGGGCAAGACCACGATCTCGTACCTGGTCCCGCGGCTCTACGAGGCCACCGCGGGCTCGGTCCGGTTCGCCGGGCAGGACGTCCGCGACATCGAGCACGAGGACCTCATGGCGCACATCGGCATCGTGAGCCAGGAGACGTACCTGTTCCACTCGTCCATCGGCGACAACCTGCGCTACGCGAAGCCCGACGCGACGGACGCCGAGCTCGAGCAGGCGGCGAGGGCGGCGAACATCCACGAGACGATTGCGTCGTTCCCGGACGGCTACGACACGATCGTGGGGGAGCGGGGCTACCGGCTGTCCGGTGGCGAGAAGCAGCGGATCGCGATCGCTCGGGTGCTGCTCAAGG
Protein-coding sequences here:
- a CDS encoding ABC transporter ATP-binding protein, producing MGSVAGGGGMRGGGMRGGGPGGGHGRSRISSGDPDAQRAANAEAPQIPHLLRRIAGLFVPHRRSISLTVVLVLIGAAVSVIPPLLTQQAFDRGLFPPGGRPDVPVLAVLVGGMIGLWILSAGIGVWQTYLTATVGNKVMGAMRMRLFGHLQRMELAFFTRTKTGVIQSRLQNDVGGVASVLNNTISSVLGNTVTVIAAVVAMLLLSWQMTLVAVVLLPLLVIAQRKVGKVRARIAAQTQESLSDMTSITQETLSVSGILLAKSFNQQRSEIHRYGDENRNQIGLQVRQQMSGQWFFAIVQIFLSIIPAVIYLVAAYLIEGGVPITAGTIVAFTTVQSRLLFPTVGLLRVVLDLQTSGALFARIFEYFDLEPAITDSATAKPVDERRVGHVAFDDVSFAYPDGEPDKPTLRGVSFELQPGQFAAFVGPSGAGKTTISYLVPRLYEATAGSVRFAGQDVRDIEHEDLMAHIGIVSQETYLFHSSIGDNLRYAKPDATDAELEQAARAANIHETIASFPDGYDTIVGERGYRLSGGEKQRIAIARVLLKDPPVLVLDEATSALDSISERIVQAALDTAARGRTTISIAHRLSTIRDADVVFVLDHGQIVEQGTHDELLALGGTYATLHEQQSDPVVAARG